A stretch of the Mesorhizobium huakuii genome encodes the following:
- a CDS encoding amino acid ABC transporter permease: MLENFSFRTIVEYLPLFGQGLVTTVWLSALSFVGALVVGIVLCAMNLQRGWLFRAPAKAYIDAVRATPLLAQLYFLYFGLPRLGFVLPELVVGILALSLNSGAYIAEIIRAGILSIPRGQVEASVASGMTYVQRMRLVVLPQAFKVTIPPLLGQAIVLVKDSALLSLISVAELTRAGQLLASDRFMPAEGFVTIAAFYLLLYYCLKGLAVLSSRWLGTAGART; this comes from the coding sequence ATGCTCGAAAATTTCAGTTTCCGCACCATCGTCGAATACCTGCCTTTGTTCGGGCAGGGCCTGGTCACGACCGTCTGGCTGTCGGCGCTGTCCTTTGTCGGCGCACTCGTCGTCGGCATCGTGCTGTGCGCCATGAACTTGCAGCGCGGCTGGCTGTTTCGCGCGCCGGCCAAGGCCTATATCGACGCCGTGCGCGCCACGCCCCTGCTGGCGCAGCTTTACTTCCTCTATTTCGGCCTGCCCCGGCTCGGCTTCGTGCTGCCGGAACTCGTCGTCGGCATCCTCGCACTATCTTTGAACAGCGGCGCCTATATCGCTGAAATCATTCGCGCCGGCATCCTGTCGATCCCGCGCGGCCAGGTCGAGGCGAGCGTCGCTTCCGGCATGACCTATGTCCAGCGCATGCGCCTGGTCGTCCTGCCGCAAGCCTTCAAGGTGACGATCCCGCCGCTGCTCGGCCAGGCGATCGTGCTGGTCAAGGATTCCGCCCTGCTGTCACTGATCTCGGTTGCCGAACTGACGCGCGCCGGCCAGTTGCTCGCCTCCGACCGCTTCATGCCGGCGGAAGGTTTTGTCACCATCGCCGCCTTCTATTTGCTGCTCTACTATTGCCTGAAGGGACTGGCCGTTCTCTCCAGCCGCTGGCTCGGCACGGCGGGGGCGCGCACATGA
- a CDS encoding amino acid ABC transporter permease: MIWQQFLSLAGSYPLALRGLGMTVVLSLISLVAGTLLGFGLGILRTGGNRLLSGVIGAWVDLIRGTPFLVQIFLIFFILPEFGIELDAFTAGIIALTNLAACFICEIVAAGIRSVPTGQVEAALASGLSRWQRMRQVVLPQAMRIVLPPLVGQYVLLIKDSSVVSAIGLTDLTRVGWLVVQRVPNGLLVFFLVGVGYFIVCYPLIMLARRLERRMGAAHGEVQL, from the coding sequence ATGATCTGGCAACAATTCCTCAGCCTCGCCGGCTCCTATCCCCTCGCCTTGCGCGGCCTCGGCATGACGGTGGTGCTGTCGCTGATCAGCCTGGTGGCGGGCACCTTGCTCGGCTTCGGCCTCGGCATCTTGCGCACCGGTGGCAACCGGCTGCTCTCGGGTGTCATCGGCGCCTGGGTCGACCTGATCCGCGGCACGCCGTTCCTGGTGCAGATCTTCCTGATCTTCTTCATCCTGCCGGAATTCGGCATCGAGCTCGATGCCTTCACCGCCGGCATCATCGCGCTGACCAATCTCGCCGCCTGCTTCATCTGCGAGATCGTCGCCGCCGGCATCCGCTCGGTGCCGACAGGCCAGGTCGAGGCAGCGCTGGCATCCGGCCTGTCGCGCTGGCAGCGCATGCGCCAGGTGGTGCTGCCGCAGGCGATGCGCATCGTGCTGCCACCGCTGGTCGGGCAATATGTGCTGCTGATCAAAGACTCTTCCGTCGTCTCGGCGATCGGGCTGACCGACCTCACCCGCGTCGGCTGGCTGGTGGTGCAGCGTGTGCCCAACGGGCTGCTGGTCTTCTTCCTCGTCGGCGTCGGCTATTTCATCGTCTGCTATCCCTTGATCATGCTGGCCCGCCGGCTCGAACGCCGCATGGGCGCGGCGCATGGCGAGGTGCAACTGTGA
- a CDS encoding tetratricopeptide repeat protein, producing MVRGYLACLMALHAFSLPAMAAEPNDCGNDRFNAEIRISECTRLLEDKGASAGERAKAYSMRAALLDINREHDRAIAGLGRAIALDPGNSGAFRQRAWFWLKKRDNNRAIADYDEAIRLDPGNAAIYRDRADAWADKAFYKRAIAEYDQAIGLDPKKCRRL from the coding sequence ATGGTGCGGGGCTATCTTGCTTGCCTGATGGCCCTGCATGCATTCAGTCTTCCCGCCATGGCCGCTGAGCCGAACGATTGTGGCAATGACAGGTTCAATGCCGAGATAAGAATCTCCGAATGCACGCGTTTGCTGGAGGATAAGGGCGCCTCCGCCGGCGAGCGAGCCAAGGCCTACTCGATGCGCGCGGCCCTGTTGGACATCAACCGCGAACATGATCGCGCCATCGCTGGTCTGGGCCGAGCGATCGCACTCGATCCCGGCAACAGCGGCGCCTTTCGCCAGCGGGCGTGGTTTTGGCTCAAGAAGCGCGATAACAACCGCGCCATCGCGGATTATGACGAAGCAATCAGGCTCGATCCCGGCAATGCGGCGATCTATCGGGATCGCGCGGATGCATGGGCCGATAAGGCATTCTACAAACGAGCCATCGCCGAATACGATCAGGCCATCGGCCTCGATCCGAAAAAATGCCGTCGGCTATAA
- a CDS encoding amino acid ABC transporter ATP-binding protein, with protein sequence MTKTGLAKIGMIDFRGVNKWFGALNVLKDITLSVEPREVVVVCGPSGSGKSTLIRCINGLETIKDGDLVVDGQRLGDPATNMTQLRTEIGFVFQSFNLYPHKTALENVTLAPIHVRKIPRAEAEKAGRDLLAKVGLADKVNAYPAQLSGGQQQRVAIARCLGMRPKIMLFDEPTSALDPEMISEVLDVMVAVAEEGMTMMVVTHEMGFARKVAQRVVFMDAGAIVESGTPDEFFSHPRTDRSRAFLSKILRH encoded by the coding sequence ATGACCAAAACGGGTCTCGCCAAAATCGGCATGATCGACTTTCGCGGCGTCAACAAATGGTTCGGCGCGCTCAACGTGTTGAAGGACATCACGCTCAGCGTCGAGCCGCGCGAAGTGGTCGTCGTCTGCGGCCCGAGCGGCTCGGGCAAGAGCACGCTGATCCGCTGCATCAACGGCCTGGAGACGATCAAGGACGGCGACCTCGTCGTCGACGGCCAGCGCCTCGGCGACCCCGCCACCAACATGACGCAACTGCGCACCGAGATCGGCTTCGTCTTCCAGTCCTTCAACCTCTATCCGCACAAGACCGCGCTCGAAAACGTCACGCTGGCCCCTATCCATGTCCGCAAAATCCCGCGCGCCGAAGCTGAAAAGGCCGGGCGCGACTTGCTGGCCAAGGTCGGGCTGGCCGACAAGGTCAACGCCTATCCGGCACAGCTCTCCGGCGGCCAGCAGCAGCGCGTGGCGATCGCGCGTTGCCTCGGCATGCGGCCGAAAATCATGCTGTTCGACGAGCCGACCTCGGCGCTCGATCCCGAGATGATTTCCGAGGTGCTCGACGTCATGGTGGCCGTCGCCGAGGAAGGCATGACCATGATGGTGGTGACGCACGAGATGGGCTTTGCCCGCAAGGTCGCCCAGCGCGTGGTGTTCATGGACGCCGGCGCCATCGTCGAAAGCGGCACGCCCGACGAATTCTTCTCACATCCCAGGACCGACCGCAGCCGGGCGTTTCTGAGCAAGATTCTCAGGCATTGA
- a CDS encoding DUF6314 family protein → MTDHLVGDWKVRRTMIDFLTGATHRFAGDAVVTEDAFTERGLMRIGAHEMPASRRYRLEPGEASMRILHADGSDFIELEPKAAQAVRHLCGADLYVGRFFFRGRDEWAEAWRVKGPRKNYASLGWFYRQQDTSSRLRLEYEDEVRALENALIAGEESGAPIAFDSTAFLSKMRAKHAR, encoded by the coding sequence ATGACAGACCACCTTGTCGGCGACTGGAAGGTCCGCCGCACCATGATCGATTTCCTGACCGGCGCGACCCACCGCTTCGCCGGCGACGCCGTGGTCACGGAAGATGCCTTCACCGAGCGTGGGCTCATGCGGATCGGCGCCCATGAAATGCCGGCAAGCCGGCGCTACCGGCTCGAGCCGGGCGAGGCTTCGATGCGCATCCTTCATGCCGATGGAAGCGACTTCATCGAACTGGAGCCGAAGGCGGCGCAGGCCGTGCGCCATCTCTGCGGCGCCGATCTCTATGTCGGGCGCTTCTTCTTTCGCGGACGGGACGAATGGGCCGAGGCGTGGCGCGTCAAGGGGCCGCGCAAGAACTACGCAAGCCTTGGGTGGTTTTATCGACAGCAGGATACATCGTCTCGCTTGCGCTTAGAGTATGAGGACGAAGTCCGCGCGTTGGAGAACGCTCTCATTGCCGGGGAAGAATCTGGGGCACCCATTGCGTTCGACAGCACTGCATTCCTGAGCAAGATGCGAGCCAAGCATGCTAGGTGA
- a CDS encoding tetratricopeptide repeat protein → MDLQGQSGTRHSGLQPGDQPRREACRCLSLARRRLGQAGRHRSRHGRLRRGLRIDPSDAETFRNRAKVWERRRDYDRAIANYDQAIAVAPNDAVAYNSRGWMWARKHDVDRAIVDYVKATALDPNYVLAYDNLGLAWWDKGDLDRAISAYDQAVTIDPKYAQAYNGRGLVRMARNQYDLAIADYNMAILTDAGFVSAYRNRGDAWNRKGLFDYAIADFDQAISRDPEDAGAYVSRGRSWIYKADYTKAIADLDQAIRIGPKSARAYDTHGLAMVYKADYAGALADYDEAIRLSPKNASAYQDRGIVSFYFGLPAKAQADFDQAAEIKPGDSYHAIWLDLARRRNGQPSILADAKLDMTKWPAAVVRLLLGQQTPEATLLAADNPDATKKSEQVCEANFYTAEFLRLQHHDDEALRLYRLALSGCPRDFIEYTAATNALRVMGRAP, encoded by the coding sequence CTGGACCTCCAAGGGCAATCCGGAACGCGCCATAGCGGACTACAGCCAGGCGATCAGCCTCGACGCGAAGCATGTCGATGCCTATCGCTGGCGCGCCGACGCCTGGGTCAAGCGGGGCGACACCGATCGCGCCATGGCAGACTACGACGAGGCCTCAGGATCGACCCCAGCGATGCCGAGACTTTCCGCAACCGCGCCAAGGTCTGGGAGCGTAGACGGGACTACGACCGTGCCATCGCGAATTACGATCAGGCGATCGCCGTCGCTCCGAACGACGCGGTGGCTTACAACAGCCGCGGCTGGATGTGGGCGCGGAAACATGATGTCGACCGCGCCATCGTTGACTATGTCAAAGCGACCGCCCTCGATCCCAACTATGTGCTGGCTTATGACAATCTCGGTTTGGCGTGGTGGGATAAGGGCGACCTTGACCGTGCCATATCGGCCTACGACCAAGCCGTGACCATCGATCCGAAATACGCGCAGGCCTATAATGGCAGGGGGCTCGTGCGGATGGCCAGGAACCAGTACGACCTTGCCATCGCCGACTACAATATGGCGATCCTGACCGACGCCGGATTTGTCAGCGCCTACCGGAACCGGGGCGATGCCTGGAACCGCAAGGGCCTGTTCGACTACGCAATAGCCGACTTCGACCAGGCGATCAGTCGCGACCCGGAGGATGCCGGCGCCTATGTCAGCCGGGGCCGCAGCTGGATCTACAAGGCGGACTATACCAAGGCCATCGCCGATCTGGATCAGGCGATCCGCATCGGACCCAAAAGCGCCCGTGCCTACGACACGCACGGCTTGGCGATGGTCTACAAGGCCGACTATGCCGGCGCCCTGGCCGATTACGATGAAGCGATCCGCCTCAGCCCGAAAAATGCAAGCGCATATCAGGACCGCGGCATCGTCAGCTTCTATTTCGGCCTGCCCGCCAAGGCACAGGCCGACTTCGACCAGGCGGCCGAGATCAAGCCCGGGGATTCCTACCATGCGATCTGGCTCGACCTTGCGCGGCGGCGCAACGGGCAGCCCAGCATCCTTGCGGACGCCAAGCTCGACATGACCAAATGGCCGGCGGCGGTGGTTCGCCTGCTGCTCGGCCAGCAGACGCCGGAGGCCACGCTGCTGGCCGCCGACAATCCGGACGCGACGAAGAAAAGCGAGCAGGTCTGCGAGGCGAATTTCTACACGGCGGAGTTCCTGCGGCTGCAGCACCACGACGATGAGGCCCTGCGGCTCTACCGGTTGGCCCTGAGCGGCTGTCCTCGGGATTTCATTGAGTATACCGCCGCCACCAACGCGCTGCGCGTCATGGGCAGGGCGCCGTGA
- a CDS encoding tetratricopeptide repeat protein, giving the protein MHGPIRHSTNEPSPNTIRPSASIRKNAVGYNNRGLLWSQTGDTDRAIADINQAIDLDPDYAEALNNRGRIWSDKGEYDLALGDYDHAIAINPGYVKAYDNRGLAWAAKDDYDRAIADYNIAMVMDPFYAGVYRSRAAAWGHKGKYDQAIADYDHALSIDPGDAAAYLGRCDAWIYKSKYNRAMDDCYGALRYSPNYADAYASLGDADMYRTDYVGAFADYSKAVRLDRKFARFYLSRGIASFYFPSPISAQDDFERGAAMRPQDSYYAIWADLARRHNGQPSILHDAKLDMTQWPAPVVRMLLGEQTPEAVLAAAENPHETIRNGQVCEANFYAAEFQRLQRRDDEALRLYRLALGGCPRHFIEYLATISALRSTGNAP; this is encoded by the coding sequence ATGCATGGGCCGATAAGGCATTCTACAAACGAGCCATCGCCGAATACGATCAGGCCATCGGCCTCGATCCGAAAAAATGCCGTCGGCTATAACAACCGCGGTCTGCTTTGGTCCCAGACGGGTGATACGGATCGAGCGATCGCCGACATCAACCAGGCGATCGACCTCGATCCGGACTATGCCGAGGCGTTGAACAATCGCGGTCGGATCTGGTCCGACAAGGGTGAGTACGACCTGGCTCTTGGCGACTATGATCATGCCATAGCCATCAATCCCGGCTATGTGAAAGCCTACGATAACAGGGGTCTCGCCTGGGCCGCCAAGGATGACTACGATCGCGCCATTGCCGACTACAATATCGCGATGGTGATGGACCCCTTCTATGCCGGGGTCTATCGGAGCCGCGCTGCTGCCTGGGGCCACAAAGGCAAATATGACCAGGCTATCGCGGACTATGATCACGCGCTCAGCATCGATCCTGGTGATGCCGCCGCCTACCTTGGGCGCTGCGATGCCTGGATATACAAGTCAAAATATAACAGGGCGATGGATGACTGTTACGGCGCATTGCGCTATTCGCCGAATTATGCCGATGCTTACGCATCTTTGGGTGACGCCGACATGTACAGGACCGACTATGTCGGGGCTTTTGCCGACTATAGCAAAGCTGTTCGTCTGGATCGAAAATTTGCCCGTTTTTATCTTAGCCGCGGCATAGCCAGCTTCTATTTCCCGTCTCCGATCAGTGCTCAGGACGATTTCGAAAGAGGGGCGGCGATGCGCCCTCAGGATTCGTATTACGCAATCTGGGCGGATCTTGCTCGGCGCCACAACGGACAGCCGAGTATTCTGCACGACGCCAAGCTCGACATGACGCAATGGCCGGCGCCGGTGGTGCGCATGCTGTTGGGGGAGCAGACGCCGGAAGCGGTCTTGGCGGCAGCCGAGAATCCACACGAGACCATCAGGAACGGGCAGGTCTGCGAGGCCAATTTCTACGCGGCGGAGTTCCAAAGGCTGCAGCGCCGTGACGACGAGGCCCTGAGGCTCTATCGGCTGGCATTGGGTGGTTGCCCACGACACTTCATAGAATATCTGGCGACGATCAGCGCACTGCGTTCCACAGGCAACGCTCCATGA
- a CDS encoding alkene reductase produces the protein MATLFDPLRAGDLALANRIVMAPLTRNRSPNAVPGDLSVTYYGQRATAGLIVTEATAISHQGQGYANVPGLYGADQLAGWKRVTDAVHKAGGKIVVQLWHVGRISHTTLQPGGGKPVAPSAIRANSKTFLVKPDGSGEFAETSEPRALDAAELPGIVEDFRRAAKAAIEVAGFDGVEIHGANGYLIDQFLRSGTNHRTDNYGGSIENRTRFLFEVVDAVTGAVGAGRTGIRLSPVTPANDTSDADPQPLFNHAVAGLGSRGLAYVHIVEGATGGARDFSQGDRPFDYEELKAAYHKAGGNGAWLVNNGYDKELAEKAVGDGYADLVAFGKLFIANPDLVSRLKRNAGLNDPDKTTFYGGDAKGYTDYPTAA, from the coding sequence ATGGCTACCCTCTTTGATCCCCTGCGGGCCGGCGATCTTGCGCTGGCGAACCGCATCGTCATGGCGCCGCTGACGCGCAATCGCTCGCCCAATGCCGTGCCCGGCGACCTCTCGGTGACCTACTACGGCCAGCGCGCCACGGCCGGGCTTATCGTGACCGAAGCCACCGCCATCAGCCATCAGGGCCAGGGCTACGCCAACGTGCCCGGCCTCTATGGCGCGGATCAGCTTGCCGGCTGGAAGCGTGTCACCGACGCCGTTCACAAGGCCGGCGGCAAGATCGTGGTGCAGCTCTGGCATGTCGGACGCATCTCGCACACCACGTTGCAGCCCGGCGGCGGCAAGCCGGTGGCGCCGTCGGCGATCAGGGCAAACTCCAAGACTTTCCTGGTCAAGCCGGATGGCAGCGGCGAGTTCGCCGAGACCTCCGAACCGCGCGCGCTCGATGCCGCCGAACTTCCCGGCATCGTCGAGGATTTCCGCCGCGCCGCCAAGGCGGCGATCGAGGTAGCGGGTTTCGACGGCGTCGAGATCCATGGCGCCAATGGCTATCTCATCGACCAGTTCCTGCGCTCGGGCACCAACCATCGCACCGATAATTATGGCGGCTCCATCGAGAACCGGACGCGATTCCTGTTCGAGGTGGTCGACGCGGTCACGGGCGCCGTTGGCGCCGGCAGGACCGGGATCAGGCTGTCGCCGGTGACACCCGCCAACGACACTTCGGATGCCGATCCGCAGCCGCTGTTCAACCATGCGGTGGCGGGCCTGGGCAGCCGTGGCCTGGCGTACGTCCATATCGTCGAAGGCGCGACCGGCGGCGCCCGCGACTTCAGCCAGGGCGACAGGCCGTTCGACTACGAAGAACTGAAGGCCGCCTATCACAAGGCCGGAGGAAACGGCGCCTGGCTGGTGAACAATGGCTATGACAAGGAACTGGCCGAAAAGGCTGTCGGGGACGGCTATGCCGACCTTGTCGCGTTCGGCAAGTTGTTTATCGCCAATCCCGACCTCGTCAGCAGGCTGAAGCGGAACGCCGGACTGAACGATCCGGACAAGACGACGTTCTATGGCGGCGACGCCAAGGGCTATACGGATTATCCGACGGCGGCCTAA
- a CDS encoding ArsR/SmtB family transcription factor, translated as MDHDIILKALAHPFRRDVLAWLKEPEQHFAAQAHPLEMGVCASQFDHRGLAQSSVSAHLATLASADLVTTRRVGQWVFYKRNEETIAAFQAALSDL; from the coding sequence ATGGACCACGACATCATATTGAAGGCGCTGGCGCATCCGTTTCGACGCGATGTCCTGGCGTGGCTGAAGGAGCCTGAACAGCACTTCGCCGCGCAGGCGCATCCGCTCGAAATGGGCGTCTGCGCCAGCCAGTTCGACCATCGCGGCCTGGCGCAGTCCAGCGTCTCGGCGCATCTGGCGACGCTGGCGTCGGCTGACCTCGTGACGACGCGGCGGGTCGGCCAATGGGTGTTCTACAAGCGCAACGAAGAAACCATCGCCGCCTTCCAGGCCGCCTTGTCCGATCTCTGA